One genomic window of Nocardioides daphniae includes the following:
- a CDS encoding flavin reductase family protein, whose amino-acid sequence MTIHPEHPFTGHTPTDEVRRLRARLGGVVTLWTAGDGAERAGLTVSSVMVARGDEGRVLSLVDPLSDFAELFERTDRAVVHLLRWHHRDLADAFAGLSPAPGGPFRMAEFEETDHGPRLLSAGTWARVEREAQTEVGWSRLYTARVVDLHVDVENDPLVHRRGRYRRAADADSGDDQ is encoded by the coding sequence ATGACGATCCACCCCGAGCACCCGTTCACCGGGCACACGCCCACCGACGAGGTACGCCGTCTGCGGGCCCGACTGGGTGGCGTGGTGACCCTGTGGACGGCGGGCGACGGCGCCGAGCGCGCTGGGCTCACGGTCTCGAGCGTGATGGTCGCCCGCGGTGACGAGGGGCGCGTCCTGAGCCTGGTCGACCCGCTCTCCGACTTCGCCGAGCTCTTCGAGCGCACCGACCGAGCGGTGGTCCATCTGCTGCGGTGGCACCACCGTGACCTGGCGGACGCCTTCGCCGGCCTCTCGCCAGCCCCCGGCGGCCCCTTCCGGATGGCCGAGTTCGAGGAGACCGACCACGGACCCCGGCTGCTCTCGGCGGGCACCTGGGCGCGGGTGGAGCGGGAGGCCCAGACGGAGGTCGGCTGGTCCAGGCTCTACACCGCCCGCGTGGTCGACCTGCACGTCGACGTCGAGAACGACCCGCTGGTCCACCGACGTGGCCGATACCGGCGCGCGGCCGACGCGGACAGCGGCGACGACCAGTAG
- a CDS encoding DUF5931 domain-containing protein, translating to MPTLEAAARLAVEDRLHRALAVFRLVVTLNTLVLTAWRWDNFERQGWTLVAIAVLLAWTVTVHLLYRRAEGRTTWVHVVDLVLAVLALAVTPLLKGADFNATLPGFWVMCAVLAWAVRWNWRGGVLAAAVVSTVDLSIRPEITQTNYGNVFLLMLGGALIGYMCQSLQVMASERAVAERRAAVAGERARLARAVHDGVLQVLALVQRKGGTEADADWAQLAGLAGEQEAALRALIHAQDAWTIASVPGPVGAPRVGLEADAPDDAPRDLAGALEQAVGPTVTVATPGRAVVLPGAVVEALMGAVGACLDNVRLHVGLTAPAWVLVEDHSDTVVVSVRDEGPGHPRGSAGRGARAGSPRGAVLDLRPHGGDRWPRGGPHRRLGYRVGADAPGAGPGRCHVKEDAHA from the coding sequence GTGCCGACGCTCGAGGCTGCTGCCCGGCTGGCGGTCGAGGACCGACTGCACCGCGCGCTGGCGGTCTTCCGGCTCGTCGTCACGCTCAACACCCTGGTCCTCACTGCCTGGCGGTGGGACAACTTCGAGCGCCAGGGCTGGACGCTGGTGGCGATCGCGGTCCTGCTGGCCTGGACGGTCACCGTCCACCTGCTCTACCGCCGCGCGGAGGGGCGTACGACGTGGGTCCACGTCGTCGACCTGGTGCTGGCGGTGCTCGCACTGGCGGTCACCCCACTCCTCAAGGGGGCGGACTTCAACGCCACCCTGCCCGGCTTCTGGGTGATGTGCGCCGTGCTCGCCTGGGCGGTGCGGTGGAACTGGCGCGGCGGAGTGCTGGCTGCCGCCGTCGTCTCCACGGTCGACCTGTCGATCCGGCCGGAGATCACCCAGACCAACTACGGCAACGTCTTCCTGCTGATGCTCGGCGGTGCCCTGATCGGCTACATGTGCCAGAGCCTGCAGGTGATGGCCAGCGAGCGCGCCGTCGCGGAGCGTCGGGCAGCCGTGGCGGGGGAGCGCGCGCGGCTCGCCCGTGCCGTCCACGACGGGGTGCTGCAGGTGCTCGCCCTGGTGCAGCGCAAGGGCGGCACCGAGGCGGACGCCGACTGGGCCCAGCTCGCCGGGCTCGCCGGGGAGCAGGAGGCCGCGCTGCGCGCCCTGATCCACGCCCAGGACGCCTGGACCATCGCGTCGGTGCCCGGACCGGTCGGTGCCCCGCGGGTTGGTCTCGAGGCCGACGCTCCGGACGACGCGCCGCGCGACCTGGCCGGCGCGCTGGAGCAGGCGGTGGGGCCGACGGTCACCGTCGCCACCCCTGGTCGCGCCGTGGTGCTCCCCGGCGCCGTGGTGGAGGCGTTGATGGGTGCCGTCGGGGCCTGCCTCGACAACGTACGCCTGCACGTCGGGCTCACGGCACCGGCGTGGGTGCTCGTCGAGGACCACAGCGACACGGTCGTGGTCTCCGTGCGCGACGAGGGGCCGGGGCATCCCCGAGGGTCGGCTGGCCGAGGCGCGCGAGCAGGGTCGCCTCGGGGTGCAGTCCTCGATCTGCGGCCGCATGGAGGAGATCGGTGGCCGCGCGGAGGTCCACACCGGCGACTGGGGTACCGAGTGGGAGCTGACGCTCCCGGTGCCGGACCGGGGCGCTGCCACGTGAAGGAGGACGCACACGCATGA
- a CDS encoding alpha/beta hydrolase, translating into MTEADLVAPLSLPARPELTGGRRVGVLVSHGFTGSPASVKPWAQSLADLGYAVEVPLLPGHGTSWRDLNTRRWEDWYGTVRESFDKLAAENEVVVVAGLSMGGGLVLRLAADLGDRVAGIILVNPAVATTRKDVLALPVVKHVLGALPGIANDIKKPGVREHGYDRTPLKAAHSMMQNWRPLRDALPQVTAPVLLIRSAVDHVVDPSSARIIRAGVSSPDVTELVLPDSFHVATLDNDAETINAESAAFVARVVAASRTEVGGAEA; encoded by the coding sequence ATGACCGAAGCCGACCTCGTCGCCCCGCTGAGCCTCCCCGCCCGCCCCGAGCTGACCGGGGGCCGTCGCGTCGGGGTGCTGGTGAGCCACGGGTTCACCGGATCGCCCGCCTCGGTGAAGCCGTGGGCGCAGTCGCTGGCCGACCTGGGGTACGCGGTCGAGGTGCCGCTGTTGCCGGGCCACGGCACCTCGTGGCGCGACCTCAACACGCGCCGCTGGGAGGACTGGTACGGCACCGTCCGGGAGTCCTTCGACAAGCTCGCCGCCGAGAACGAGGTGGTCGTCGTCGCCGGGCTGTCGATGGGTGGCGGTCTCGTGCTGCGTCTCGCCGCGGACCTCGGCGACCGGGTCGCCGGGATCATCCTGGTCAACCCCGCCGTCGCCACCACCCGCAAGGACGTCCTGGCGCTGCCCGTGGTCAAGCACGTGCTCGGCGCGCTCCCGGGCATCGCCAACGACATCAAGAAGCCGGGCGTGCGCGAGCACGGCTACGACCGCACGCCGCTCAAGGCCGCCCACTCGATGATGCAGAACTGGCGACCGCTGCGTGACGCCCTGCCGCAGGTCACCGCCCCGGTGCTGCTCATCCGCTCGGCCGTCGACCACGTCGTCGACCCGTCGTCGGCCCGGATCATCCGCGCCGGCGTCTCCTCGCCCGACGTCACCGAGCTCGTGCTGCCCGACAGCTTCCACGTCGCCACCCTGGACAACGACGCCGAGACGATCAACGCAGAGTCGGCCGCCTTCGTGGCCCGGGTCGTCGCCGCCTCCCGGACCGAGGTCGGCGGCGCTGAGGCATGA
- a CDS encoding ROK family protein, which yields MSEPVDGPVWVGIDVGGTKVLAGLVDATGRVLRTARLESGGPRATEAALEQTLTDALDLVCEGVTPHGVGLAAAGLVDGAGERVAFAPHLPWRDADVRARLSSRWGLPVALENDATCALWAEVEHGVLAGVSDAVLVTLGTGIGGGLLIGGRVVRGAGGMAGEFGHMQLVPDGRPCPCGLSGCWERYASGTALEVAAEGRLATGPAITAAARAGDELAVAALADVGRWLGVGVANLVSALDPAVVVVGGGVSSAGDLVLAPAAAALRTHLLAARHRRVPDLVVAHHAEHAGVVGAAALARRLTQGSPAG from the coding sequence GTGAGCGAACCGGTGGACGGTCCCGTCTGGGTCGGGATCGACGTCGGCGGTACGAAGGTCCTGGCCGGGCTGGTCGATGCCACCGGCCGGGTGCTGCGCACCGCGCGGCTCGAGTCGGGCGGGCCGAGGGCCACCGAGGCCGCCCTGGAGCAGACACTCACCGATGCGCTCGACCTGGTCTGTGAGGGCGTGACGCCGCACGGCGTCGGACTGGCGGCCGCCGGGCTCGTCGACGGCGCGGGGGAGCGGGTCGCCTTCGCGCCGCACCTGCCGTGGCGCGACGCCGACGTCCGGGCCCGGCTGTCGTCGCGGTGGGGCCTGCCGGTCGCCCTGGAGAACGACGCCACCTGCGCGCTGTGGGCGGAGGTCGAGCACGGCGTCCTGGCCGGGGTCTCCGACGCGGTGCTGGTGACGCTGGGCACCGGGATCGGTGGCGGACTCCTCATCGGAGGCCGTGTGGTCCGGGGTGCCGGCGGCATGGCCGGCGAGTTCGGCCACATGCAGCTCGTGCCCGACGGTCGCCCGTGCCCGTGCGGGCTGAGCGGCTGCTGGGAGAGGTACGCCTCGGGCACCGCCCTCGAGGTGGCCGCCGAGGGACGTCTGGCCACCGGGCCGGCGATCACGGCCGCGGCCCGGGCGGGCGACGAGCTGGCGGTGGCCGCGCTGGCCGACGTCGGCCGTTGGCTGGGCGTCGGGGTGGCCAACCTGGTCTCCGCGCTGGACCCCGCCGTCGTGGTCGTCGGAGGGGGCGTCTCGTCCGCCGGTGACCTGGTCCTCGCCCCGGCGGCGGCCGCACTGCGTACGCACCTGCTCGCTGCCCGGCACCGGCGTGTGCCCGACCTCGTGGTCGCCCATCACGCGGAGCACGCCGGCGTGGTGGGCGCGGCAGCGCTCGCGCGGCGCCTCACCCAAGGGTCGCCGGCCGGCTGA
- a CDS encoding response regulator, whose translation MVVDDHPMWRNAVERDLAEAGFEVVAVAASGDEAITRFAAARPHVVVLDLQIPAPNGVEVTRTVLAQDPSARVLILSASGEQADVLEALKAGATGYLVKSASSADLIAAVGRVAAGGTVFTPGLAGLVLGEFRRLSDPKEEQSEASQLTERETEVLRMVAKGWGSKQIAERLVISHRTVQNHVQNTLRKLQMHNRVELTRWAIEQGLDDDEE comes from the coding sequence ATGGTGGTCGACGACCACCCGATGTGGCGCAACGCCGTCGAGCGGGACCTGGCCGAGGCAGGCTTCGAGGTGGTCGCGGTCGCTGCCAGCGGCGACGAGGCGATCACCCGCTTCGCCGCGGCCCGTCCGCACGTCGTCGTGCTCGACCTCCAGATCCCCGCACCCAACGGCGTGGAGGTCACCCGGACGGTGCTGGCCCAGGACCCGTCGGCGCGGGTGCTGATCCTCTCGGCCAGTGGCGAGCAGGCCGACGTGCTCGAGGCACTCAAGGCCGGGGCGACAGGCTACCTGGTCAAGTCGGCCTCCAGCGCCGACCTGATCGCCGCGGTCGGCCGGGTGGCCGCTGGTGGGACCGTCTTCACGCCCGGCCTGGCCGGTCTGGTGCTGGGCGAGTTCCGCCGGCTCTCCGACCCGAAGGAGGAGCAGTCCGAGGCGTCCCAGCTCACCGAGCGCGAGACCGAGGTCCTCCGCATGGTGGCCAAGGGCTGGGGCTCCAAGCAGATCGCCGAGCGCCTGGTCATCTCCCACCGGACCGTCCAGAACCACGTGCAGAACACCCTGCGCAAGCTCCAGATGCACAATCGTGTGGAGCTGACCCGGTGGGCCATCGAGCAGGGCCTGGACGACGACGAGGAGTGA
- a CDS encoding lysophospholipid acyltransferase family protein yields MLYWFLKWIALGPFLRIIFRPHTQGLENVPSEGPAIMACNHLSYADWLFMPLTLPRRVTFVAKAEYFTTPGVKGFFQKMFFSGVGQVPIDRASGSAAAGAMASAAKILQAGDLFGIFPEGTRSHDGKLYRGKTGVARLALTTGVPVIPVAVVGTDVVAPPGKTFGSFTRPHVRFGEPLDFSRYAGMENDRYVLRSVTDEIMYEIMRLSGQEYVDMYATKAKEESKKAAAAAKAAEAARERAEVDGELLGRGDERAS; encoded by the coding sequence GTGCTGTACTGGTTCCTCAAGTGGATCGCCCTCGGGCCCTTCCTCCGGATCATCTTCCGCCCCCACACCCAGGGGCTCGAGAACGTCCCCTCGGAGGGGCCGGCGATCATGGCGTGCAACCACCTGTCGTACGCCGACTGGCTCTTCATGCCGCTCACCCTGCCGCGTCGCGTCACCTTCGTCGCGAAGGCGGAGTACTTCACGACCCCGGGCGTGAAGGGCTTCTTCCAGAAGATGTTCTTCTCCGGCGTCGGGCAGGTCCCGATCGACCGGGCCAGCGGCAGCGCCGCTGCCGGGGCGATGGCGTCGGCCGCGAAGATCCTCCAGGCCGGCGACCTCTTCGGCATCTTCCCCGAGGGCACCCGTTCGCACGACGGCAAGCTCTACCGCGGCAAGACCGGCGTCGCCCGGCTGGCCCTCACCACCGGAGTCCCGGTGATCCCGGTGGCCGTCGTGGGCACCGACGTGGTCGCCCCGCCCGGCAAGACCTTCGGCTCCTTCACCCGCCCGCACGTGCGCTTCGGTGAGCCGCTCGACTTCTCCCGCTACGCCGGCATGGAGAACGACCGCTACGTGCTGCGCTCGGTCACCGACGAGATCATGTACGAGATCATGCGGCTCTCCGGCCAGGAGTACGTGGACATGTACGCCACGAAGGCCAAGGAGGAGTCGAAGAAGGCTGCTGCCGCGGCGAAGGCTGCCGAGGCCGCCCGCGAGCGGGCCGAGGTCGACGGCGAGCTGCTGGGCCGCGGGGACGAGAGGGCGTCCTGA
- a CDS encoding ArsA family ATPase has protein sequence MRLLLFTGKGGVGKSTVAAGTAALAAERGLRALVVSTDTAHSLGDAFAAGVGSGPTEVAPLLFVQQVDAQRQFERSWTEIQGYLRNVLDAAGLDPLAAEELTVLPGAEEVLALLELRTQALSGEWDVIVVDCAPTAETLRLLALPEALNWYMRRLFPVERRVVKALRPVLSRAAGVPMPQEAVFDAIERLYAELAEVQQLLSGEQSSVRVVLTPERMVLAEARRAWTTLSLYGYPVDGVVVNRVFPQEGADEWRSGWVEAQAEVLADVQDSFAALDVWTSPYRSREPLGVEQLREVAAALYGDRDPFAPATGRRPFRIEPTEGGAVLHLALPEAERADVDLARSADVLVITHGPYRRLLTLPASLTRMQVAGAGVSQGELRVRFTEEGT, from the coding sequence GTGAGACTGCTCCTCTTCACCGGCAAGGGCGGCGTGGGCAAGTCGACGGTGGCCGCGGGCACCGCTGCGCTGGCCGCCGAGCGTGGCCTGCGCGCCCTGGTGGTCTCCACCGACACCGCCCACTCCCTCGGCGACGCCTTCGCGGCGGGGGTGGGCTCCGGCCCGACCGAGGTGGCGCCGCTGCTCTTCGTGCAGCAGGTCGACGCCCAGCGGCAGTTCGAGCGCTCGTGGACGGAGATCCAGGGCTACCTGCGCAACGTCCTGGACGCCGCCGGGCTCGACCCGCTGGCGGCGGAGGAGCTGACCGTCCTGCCCGGTGCCGAGGAGGTGCTGGCGCTGCTCGAGCTGCGTACGCAGGCACTCAGCGGCGAGTGGGACGTGATCGTCGTCGACTGCGCACCGACCGCGGAGACGCTGCGGCTGCTCGCGCTGCCGGAGGCGCTGAACTGGTACATGCGCCGCCTCTTCCCGGTGGAGCGCCGCGTGGTCAAGGCGCTGCGCCCGGTGCTCTCCAGGGCGGCCGGCGTGCCGATGCCCCAGGAGGCGGTCTTCGACGCGATCGAGCGGTTGTACGCCGAGCTCGCCGAGGTGCAGCAGCTGCTCAGCGGTGAGCAGTCCAGCGTCCGGGTCGTGCTGACCCCGGAGCGGATGGTCCTGGCCGAGGCACGGCGGGCGTGGACGACGCTCTCCCTCTACGGCTACCCCGTCGACGGCGTGGTGGTGAACCGCGTCTTCCCGCAGGAGGGCGCCGACGAGTGGCGCAGCGGCTGGGTCGAGGCCCAGGCCGAGGTGCTGGCCGACGTGCAGGACTCCTTCGCCGCGCTGGACGTGTGGACCTCGCCCTACCGCAGCAGGGAGCCGTTGGGCGTCGAGCAGCTCCGCGAGGTCGCGGCCGCGCTCTACGGCGACCGTGACCCGTTCGCCCCGGCGACGGGGCGTCGGCCCTTCCGGATCGAGCCGACCGAGGGGGGAGCCGTGCTGCACCTGGCCCTGCCGGAGGCCGAGCGGGCCGACGTCGATCTCGCCAGGAGTGCGGACGTCCTGGTCATCACCCACGGCCCGTATCGTCGCCTGCTCACGCTGCCCGCCTCGCTGACCCGGATGCAGGTCGCCGGGGCCGGGGTGTCGCAGGGGGAGCTGCGGGTGAGGTTCACCGAGGAGGGGACATGA